A single window of Candidatus Eremiobacterota bacterium DNA harbors:
- a CDS encoding type I polyketide synthase: MGKIMKQWDESFTIVDILKWRAEHEPSARAFTFLKDGIVEETMLTYGGLFREARRVAAELQRLCAPGDRALLLYPHGLEFIKAFFGCLFAGVIAVPAPPPDTVRLSRTLPMLQALAADSKASVLISTGKIIDLLEERACDMPELKELHRCCTDSPGAIEACAAGPVPRGIDELAYLQYTSGSTACPRGVMISHRNIVHHSERLRQTWEHGDGAIMVNWLPHFHDFGLVDGIIEPLYAGIPCYTMPPAAFLKYPHRWLEAISRYGASHSIAPDFAYEHCISRVTERQRRHLDLSCWRTAVDGSEPVRKATVLSFSEICAPCGFLKESFCPGYGLAEATLAVSVKRPGEPQSFLTLSAGALEMNRAAPCDSSHGRTIEAVGCGRVIETIHALIVDPGTRRPLPSGKIGELWIAGGQVALGYWNRPDETEEVFRATLEGSGEGPFLRTGDLAFFRDKVLFITGRLKDLIIMDGVNYNPQDIEHTIEESHPALKKSFAVAFPVNGATGEQIAAIAEVEHLPEAPGELLKTIRQAIAERHEIRLHSLSLAKKGSILKTSSGKLQRRACREKFLGGDMAILAQWVKKGGQGTPSPPGLEKPGAVTRGDLEEWLAAKIAGHLEIEKQHVRIDEPFAQYGLSSRVAATLAALLEEWGGFEVSPVLFWEYPDIQSLAGHLISVIEKGPGSPAAEPHCSPYRWRAEEKPSCEPIAIVGMACRFPGGADTPEILWKRLMEGFDAVTEIPPERWDVEAFYDPDPAAPGKTCSRCGGFLTGVDLFDPLFFGISPREAESVDPQQRLLLEVIWEALERGCQDWSILSTTPTGVFVGISSFDYRHMLTAGHDYTRLDPFSPTGLTSWGAAGRISHAMGFRGPSIAVDTACSSSLVALDTACLSLRGGRCRQAVVGGVNLVLSPLGAITFSKLGALSKSGRCKAFDASADGYVRSEGCGAVVLKRLSDAMTDEDSIVAVILSTAVNQNGGAGAFTAPSREAQADLMRLSLDEAGLAPREVAYVEAHGAGTWIGDIAEAEALASVFPGRREPPLFIGSLKSNVGHMEAAAGIGGLIKAVLVVQHGMIPPHLHFAVPNPAIPWSRSSLAVPRIPLPLAPEGVRAIAAVSSFGFSGTNAFALIEKAPLPRNREHPATGDTDILTLSAPRGKALSEKARQIRDYLGAGSPAPLHSLCYSANRGRKSFPLRLSVTAATCGELSEKLEGYLAGRRPLGVHESPGKGVRTQALAFLFSGQAVPCRESMAELSQAHEVFRDIIWQCDALFHRHFRKSLQGGGPVEQTALERQAALFSLEIALFQLWQSWGVRPSAVLGHSLGEYAAACAAGVFTVEEGFALLCERGRIAAARCARGAMMTVFATREQIGRLIKGCGLPARVFAAVYNGPEIITLSGEEGAMKTLEGVLEREHLRHVMRETPHPWHSPLMEPACAELEKAAASLALSKPTARIYSGITSAEMTDHCTDSRYWCRHLVEPVNFPSAVEAMLHDGFETFLEIGPDSTVADIVQCLPREEGAGPEAYSSLRSGVTPSRQLTDTLGALFTRGISVDWKEFYRSRPRGKTVLPTYPFQRSRYWIAGKELPHVKGQESSHDAPGSPAAGMLFEVKWKRAPRREKPSLQGEGLWILFCDDGRTGSSLSLRLEKAGFSVACARKGGRYCRHGSGHWTINPSRAGHFRSFLNEASGEGALPLRGIAFLWGLDLPFPGHVPDLKAHGEKAWGGLIHGIHSLLALGVEAPLFIVTRGAQRTGSESGGLSPLATPLWALGKVLSVEHPGLWGGMIDCDPASPAAGVEEELLAEELFNPGSEDHTAFRSGIRLTGKLEHAFLPPVKALDLHGEGLYLITGGSGTLGLSLARWLLSKGASDIMLTGRSRPSAGAAKLKKEFPRAMVTAIGADVTSPEAMSRVLGEIRESGKRLLGVFHLAGSFTTGPLASVSPGRLMRETAPKIEGSWNLHCLTGRDYSGFFVMFSSAAAVVGGHGLGSYAAGNAFTDALAQHRCLEGLPALSINWGPWESASRGKKHALAEKFSRVGVKTIPDGKAFSILESFLGALLVPGGKTFPPQVCIYSADFPVLTGYMPGKRQRSFFSALLQESPAEDPDGKPLEHRQDGPVRSRVCEEVYRLLRIESADPSLERRSFMDLGMNSLMAVQLRTRLSSVFGINLPADLVYRHPDIESVSAFITGESPSLRAGEKPAPHRANKYEGGEKVIYRLAGGEFRFFAGAMGALTANEPYVQSFPALYLERALTEERAILVITGDALIGFALWEPLPVKVEGHEGFMLMTAILKKEYRRCGLGSRLIYLRNEHLGIGRNILINSIFDGRLKGWALRLGFRKVGFSRFGAAFLKFYCDCDGGTRKEACEFRDRECELLVHFPGSPYRPSYWPDTAELFQGRRISAGGERI, encoded by the coding sequence GTGGGAAAAATTATGAAACAATGGGATGAGTCCTTCACAATCGTTGATATATTGAAATGGCGGGCTGAGCACGAGCCTTCAGCCCGGGCCTTCACTTTTCTTAAAGACGGCATCGTTGAGGAGACAATGCTCACCTACGGTGGGCTTTTCAGGGAGGCCCGGCGCGTGGCCGCCGAGCTTCAGAGGCTCTGCGCCCCGGGGGACAGGGCACTCCTGCTCTACCCCCATGGCCTGGAGTTTATCAAGGCGTTCTTCGGCTGCCTGTTTGCAGGCGTGATAGCCGTGCCGGCACCGCCGCCCGATACGGTGCGGCTCAGCAGAACGCTCCCGATGCTCCAGGCCCTTGCCGCTGACTCAAAAGCCTCGGTACTCATCTCCACGGGAAAAATCATAGATCTCCTCGAAGAAAGAGCCTGCGACATGCCGGAGCTGAAAGAGCTGCACCGCTGCTGCACAGACAGCCCCGGCGCCATTGAAGCATGCGCCGCGGGGCCCGTTCCCCGGGGGATTGATGAGCTGGCCTACCTGCAATACACCTCGGGCTCCACAGCCTGCCCGAGAGGAGTGATGATCAGCCACAGGAATATTGTCCACCATTCGGAGCGCCTGAGGCAGACCTGGGAGCACGGGGACGGCGCCATCATGGTGAACTGGCTTCCCCACTTCCATGATTTCGGCCTTGTTGACGGCATCATCGAGCCCCTCTATGCAGGGATTCCCTGCTACACCATGCCGCCCGCTGCCTTCCTCAAGTATCCTCACCGGTGGCTTGAGGCCATATCACGCTACGGCGCATCTCACAGCATTGCGCCCGATTTTGCCTATGAGCACTGCATATCACGGGTCACAGAGCGCCAGCGGCGCCACCTGGACCTGTCCTGCTGGAGAACAGCGGTTGATGGCTCTGAGCCGGTGAGAAAAGCCACGGTTCTGAGCTTCTCAGAGATCTGCGCCCCCTGCGGATTTCTCAAGGAATCATTCTGCCCCGGGTACGGCCTCGCCGAAGCAACGCTTGCAGTGTCGGTAAAGCGACCGGGGGAGCCCCAGAGCTTCCTGACCCTGAGCGCCGGAGCTCTCGAGATGAACAGAGCGGCGCCCTGCGACTCCTCGCATGGCAGGACTATTGAGGCCGTGGGATGCGGAAGAGTGATAGAGACAATCCATGCCTTGATCGTGGACCCGGGGACAAGGAGGCCCCTGCCTTCCGGCAAGATAGGAGAGCTGTGGATAGCCGGCGGCCAGGTGGCCCTTGGTTACTGGAACAGGCCCGATGAGACAGAGGAGGTCTTCCGCGCCACTCTCGAAGGCTCCGGCGAGGGACCGTTCCTTCGCACCGGCGACCTTGCCTTCTTTCGCGATAAAGTGCTTTTCATCACGGGGCGCCTCAAAGATCTCATAATCATGGACGGCGTGAATTACAATCCCCAGGATATAGAGCACACCATCGAGGAGAGCCACCCCGCCTTGAAAAAATCCTTTGCCGTTGCCTTCCCGGTGAACGGCGCCACCGGGGAGCAGATCGCCGCCATAGCGGAAGTGGAGCACCTTCCCGAGGCTCCCGGCGAGCTCCTCAAAACAATCAGGCAGGCCATAGCGGAACGCCATGAGATAAGGCTTCACTCCCTCTCGCTGGCAAAGAAAGGCTCAATTTTAAAGACTTCAAGCGGAAAGCTCCAGCGTCGAGCCTGCAGGGAGAAATTCCTTGGGGGCGATATGGCCATCCTCGCCCAGTGGGTGAAAAAGGGGGGGCAGGGAACGCCGTCGCCGCCGGGATTGGAGAAACCCGGGGCCGTTACAAGAGGTGACCTTGAAGAATGGCTTGCCGCGAAAATTGCCGGGCACCTTGAAATCGAAAAACAGCATGTGAGGATTGACGAGCCCTTTGCACAGTATGGCCTCAGCTCCAGAGTCGCGGCCACGCTGGCGGCCCTCCTGGAGGAATGGGGCGGCTTCGAGGTCTCTCCCGTCCTCTTCTGGGAATACCCGGACATCCAGTCCCTGGCAGGCCATCTTATCAGCGTCATTGAGAAAGGCCCGGGCTCCCCTGCCGCGGAGCCTCATTGTTCCCCTTACCGCTGGCGCGCTGAGGAAAAGCCCTCCTGTGAGCCCATCGCCATCGTGGGAATGGCCTGCCGCTTCCCCGGAGGCGCCGACACTCCGGAGATCCTCTGGAAGAGGCTCATGGAGGGTTTTGATGCCGTGACGGAGATCCCCCCCGAGCGCTGGGATGTGGAGGCTTTCTATGATCCCGATCCCGCGGCGCCTGGAAAAACCTGCTCAAGGTGCGGCGGCTTTCTCACCGGCGTCGATCTCTTCGATCCCCTCTTCTTCGGAATCTCGCCCCGCGAGGCCGAGAGCGTCGATCCCCAGCAGCGCCTGCTCCTTGAGGTGATATGGGAAGCCCTCGAGCGGGGATGCCAGGACTGGAGCATTCTCAGCACGACGCCGACGGGAGTCTTCGTGGGAATCTCCTCCTTTGACTACCGGCACATGCTCACGGCAGGGCACGATTACACCCGCCTTGATCCCTTCTCCCCCACGGGCCTCACCTCGTGGGGCGCCGCGGGAAGAATCTCCCATGCGATGGGCTTCAGGGGCCCCTCCATTGCCGTGGACACGGCATGCTCCTCGTCCCTTGTGGCACTGGATACAGCCTGTCTGAGCCTGCGGGGCGGGAGATGCCGGCAGGCTGTCGTCGGCGGCGTGAACCTCGTCCTCTCGCCGCTTGGAGCCATAACCTTTTCAAAGCTCGGAGCCCTCTCGAAATCAGGCCGCTGCAAAGCCTTTGACGCATCGGCGGACGGCTACGTGCGAAGCGAAGGCTGCGGCGCCGTCGTATTGAAAAGACTCTCAGATGCCATGACCGATGAGGATAGTATCGTGGCCGTCATACTCTCGACTGCAGTCAATCAGAACGGCGGAGCGGGAGCTTTCACGGCGCCCAGCAGGGAAGCCCAGGCTGACCTTATGAGGCTGAGCCTCGATGAGGCAGGCCTTGCCCCCCGGGAAGTGGCCTATGTGGAGGCCCATGGCGCAGGAACCTGGATCGGGGATATTGCAGAAGCTGAAGCCCTGGCTTCGGTCTTCCCGGGCAGGAGAGAGCCCCCCCTTTTCATAGGCTCCCTCAAGTCAAACGTAGGTCACATGGAAGCGGCAGCGGGGATCGGGGGCCTTATCAAGGCAGTGCTCGTGGTGCAGCATGGCATGATCCCTCCCCACCTCCACTTTGCAGTGCCGAATCCCGCCATACCCTGGAGCCGCTCCTCCCTCGCCGTTCCCCGCATCCCATTGCCCCTGGCGCCGGAAGGGGTGAGAGCAATCGCTGCAGTGAGCAGTTTCGGCTTCAGCGGCACAAACGCCTTCGCACTCATTGAAAAGGCACCGCTCCCTCGGAACAGGGAGCACCCCGCGACGGGGGACACCGATATCCTCACTCTCTCGGCGCCCCGGGGGAAGGCTCTCTCCGAGAAAGCCCGGCAGATAAGAGATTACCTTGGAGCAGGAAGCCCGGCTCCTCTTCACTCACTCTGCTACTCGGCAAACCGCGGGAGAAAGTCCTTTCCCCTCAGGCTCAGTGTGACAGCGGCAACATGCGGCGAGCTTTCAGAGAAGCTTGAGGGATACCTTGCGGGGAGAAGGCCCCTGGGAGTCCATGAAAGCCCGGGGAAGGGAGTGCGCACGCAGGCTTTGGCCTTTCTTTTCTCCGGCCAGGCGGTACCCTGCCGTGAGAGTATGGCAGAGCTCTCGCAGGCCCACGAGGTTTTTCGTGACATCATCTGGCAGTGCGACGCCCTGTTCCACCGGCACTTCAGGAAATCCCTCCAAGGTGGCGGCCCAGTTGAGCAGACAGCCCTGGAGCGGCAGGCCGCGCTCTTTTCCCTTGAAATAGCCCTCTTTCAGCTCTGGCAATCCTGGGGCGTAAGGCCATCGGCGGTGCTGGGCCACAGCCTTGGAGAATACGCGGCAGCCTGCGCGGCGGGAGTTTTCACCGTCGAGGAAGGCTTTGCCCTTCTCTGCGAGAGGGGCCGCATTGCTGCCGCCCGGTGCGCCCGCGGTGCCATGATGACCGTTTTTGCCACCCGGGAACAGATCGGGAGGCTTATTAAAGGCTGCGGCCTCCCTGCAAGAGTTTTCGCGGCGGTGTACAACGGCCCTGAGATCATCACCCTCTCCGGGGAAGAGGGAGCGATGAAGACTCTGGAGGGAGTCCTGGAGCGCGAGCATCTCAGGCATGTCATGCGGGAAACGCCCCACCCGTGGCACTCACCATTGATGGAGCCTGCCTGTGCAGAGCTTGAGAAGGCCGCGGCCTCCCTTGCCTTGTCGAAGCCGACAGCAAGAATTTACTCTGGCATTACCAGCGCTGAGATGACGGACCACTGTACCGACTCCCGGTACTGGTGCCGCCATCTCGTTGAGCCTGTCAATTTCCCTTCTGCAGTGGAGGCCATGCTCCATGATGGCTTTGAAACTTTCCTGGAAATCGGACCCGACTCCACAGTAGCCGATATCGTGCAGTGCCTCCCGAGGGAAGAAGGCGCCGGGCCCGAGGCATATTCCAGCCTCAGGAGCGGAGTGACGCCTTCGCGGCAGCTCACCGACACCCTGGGCGCCCTCTTCACAAGAGGGATCTCTGTTGACTGGAAGGAGTTTTACCGTTCCAGGCCGCGCGGAAAGACAGTGCTACCCACATACCCCTTCCAGCGCTCCCGCTACTGGATTGCCGGCAAAGAACTGCCGCATGTCAAAGGCCAGGAAAGCAGTCATGATGCCCCTGGCAGCCCTGCAGCCGGGATGCTCTTCGAGGTAAAATGGAAAAGGGCGCCCCGAAGGGAAAAGCCCTCATTGCAGGGTGAGGGTCTCTGGATTCTCTTCTGTGACGACGGAAGAACGGGGTCTTCCCTGTCATTGAGGCTTGAAAAGGCGGGCTTCAGCGTTGCATGCGCCCGGAAGGGAGGGCGGTATTGCCGCCATGGCAGCGGCCACTGGACAATCAACCCTTCCAGGGCGGGACACTTCAGATCTTTTCTCAATGAGGCTTCGGGAGAAGGAGCACTGCCTCTCCGGGGAATCGCTTTTCTCTGGGGGCTTGACCTGCCTTTCCCGGGACACGTTCCTGACCTGAAAGCCCATGGAGAGAAAGCCTGGGGCGGGCTGATCCACGGGATTCACAGCCTTCTTGCTCTCGGTGTTGAGGCGCCTCTTTTCATCGTCACCCGCGGTGCCCAGCGCACCGGGAGCGAGAGCGGCGGGCTCTCCCCTCTCGCGACGCCCCTCTGGGCCCTTGGCAAGGTCCTCTCGGTGGAGCACCCCGGGCTCTGGGGAGGGATGATTGACTGCGATCCAGCCTCACCGGCGGCCGGCGTCGAGGAGGAGTTGCTCGCAGAGGAGCTCTTCAACCCTGGCAGCGAGGATCATACAGCCTTCAGAAGCGGCATCCGGCTCACCGGCAAGCTGGAACATGCATTCCTCCCCCCTGTGAAGGCCCTGGACCTTCACGGGGAGGGTCTTTACCTTATCACCGGCGGCAGCGGAACGCTGGGTCTTTCCCTTGCACGGTGGCTTCTCAGCAAAGGCGCGTCAGATATAATGCTCACTGGACGCAGCAGGCCGTCAGCAGGGGCGGCGAAGCTGAAAAAAGAATTTCCCCGCGCCATGGTGACTGCGATAGGGGCCGACGTCACCTCGCCAGAAGCCATGAGCAGGGTTCTTGGTGAAATAAGGGAATCGGGGAAAAGGCTCCTGGGAGTCTTCCACCTGGCGGGGAGCTTCACCACCGGGCCCCTTGCCTCGGTCTCACCAGGAAGGCTCATGCGGGAGACTGCTCCCAAGATCGAGGGATCGTGGAACCTCCACTGCCTCACCGGCAGAGATTATTCCGGCTTTTTCGTGATGTTTTCTTCAGCAGCGGCCGTCGTGGGTGGCCACGGCCTTGGCTCCTACGCCGCAGGCAACGCTTTCACCGATGCCCTGGCACAGCACCGTTGCCTGGAAGGGCTCCCCGCGCTCTCCATCAACTGGGGGCCCTGGGAAAGCGCTTCCAGGGGGAAAAAGCACGCCCTGGCGGAAAAATTCTCCCGGGTGGGCGTGAAGACCATCCCCGACGGGAAAGCCTTTTCAATCCTCGAGAGCTTCCTTGGCGCCCTCTTGGTCCCGGGCGGAAAGACCTTTCCACCCCAGGTGTGCATCTATTCCGCAGACTTCCCGGTTCTCACGGGGTACATGCCGGGAAAAAGGCAGCGCTCATTTTTCTCTGCACTACTTCAGGAGAGTCCCGCGGAAGACCCTGATGGAAAGCCCCTGGAGCACAGGCAGGACGGACCTGTGCGCTCCCGCGTCTGCGAGGAAGTATACCGGCTTCTCAGGATCGAATCGGCCGATCCTTCCCTTGAGAGGAGAAGCTTCATGGACCTGGGAATGAACTCCCTTATGGCGGTGCAGCTCAGGACACGGCTCTCGTCGGTTTTCGGCATAAATCTCCCCGCAGACCTCGTGTACCGTCATCCTGACATCGAGTCCGTCTCGGCCTTCATCACGGGGGAATCCCCTTCCCTCCGGGCCGGTGAAAAACCGGCGCCCCATAGAGCGAATAAATATGAAGGCGGCGAGAAGGTCATTTACCGCCTTGCAGGCGGGGAATTCCGCTTCTTCGCCGGGGCCATGGGCGCCCTCACCGCCAATGAGCCCTATGTGCAATCCTTCCCCGCTCTATACCTGGAAAGGGCCCTCACCGAAGAGCGGGCAATCCTCGTCATCACCGGGGACGCCCTCATCGGCTTCGCCCTCTGGGAGCCTCTCCCGGTCAAAGTCGAAGGCCATGAGGGATTCATGCTGATGACGGCCATCCTGAAAAAGGAATACCGCCGCTGCGGCCTGGGATCACGGCTGATTTACCTCAGGAATGAGCACCTCGGGATCGGGAGGAATATTCTTATCAACTCCATATTTGACGGGAGGCTGAAGGGATGGGCCCTGAGACTGGGCTTCAGAAAGGTGGGCTTTTCGCGCTTCGGCGCGGCATTTCTCAAATTTTACTGCGACTGCGACGGCGGGACCAGAAAAGAGGCCTGCGAGTTCCGTGACAGGGAATGCGAGCTCCTTGTCCACTTCCCCGGCTCGCCCTACCGCCCCTCGTACTGGCCTGATACCGCGGAGCTTTTTCAGGGGAGAAGAATATCAGCCGGAGGGGAACGGATATGA
- a CDS encoding 3-hydroxyacyl-CoA dehydrogenase NAD-binding domain-containing protein, translating to MSLDTVGVIGAGVTGCGVAQDLACHDFSVFLVDISYDILARAKKDIKNGIRFQRLFSEESPDSGEALDRITFSTSYGILADIFLVIECIDEIWDMKRDLLSLLDGLCRKECIFASSTSAIPISRLAAATKRPAQVIGIHFMNPVPHKALVELIPGVETSGGTIEKACNLLERLGKSYVLVKDSPGFVSNRVLMGSINEAAALLEEGVATAAEIDRIFRGCFEHKMGPLETADLIGLDTVLRTLEVLDGCLPGRHFRPAGILREHVESGRLGRKSGRGFYDYC from the coding sequence ATGAGCCTGGACACCGTGGGAGTCATCGGGGCAGGAGTGACAGGATGCGGCGTGGCGCAGGATCTTGCATGCCATGATTTCAGCGTGTTCCTGGTGGACATCAGTTATGACATTCTCGCCCGCGCAAAGAAAGATATCAAGAACGGCATTCGCTTCCAGAGGCTCTTCAGTGAAGAATCGCCCGATTCCGGGGAAGCCTTGGACAGGATTACCTTCTCCACGAGCTATGGCATCCTGGCCGACATATTCCTTGTCATCGAATGCATCGATGAAATATGGGACATGAAGAGGGACCTCCTGAGCCTTCTTGACGGCCTATGCCGCAAAGAGTGCATATTTGCGAGCAGCACCTCGGCCATCCCCATATCGCGTCTCGCCGCTGCCACGAAACGCCCCGCCCAGGTCATCGGAATTCATTTCATGAACCCTGTCCCGCACAAGGCTCTCGTGGAGCTCATTCCCGGCGTGGAAACCTCCGGCGGTACCATTGAAAAAGCCTGCAACCTCCTGGAGAGGCTGGGCAAGAGCTACGTCCTTGTCAAGGATTCACCGGGCTTTGTCTCCAACAGGGTCCTCATGGGCTCGATAAATGAAGCGGCGGCACTCCTCGAGGAAGGCGTGGCGACTGCCGCCGAGATAGACAGGATATTCAGGGGATGCTTCGAGCATAAGATGGGGCCCCTGGAGACGGCCGATCTCATTGGCCTTGACACGGTGCTCCGCACGCTGGAGGTCCTCGACGGGTGCCTCCCGGGGAGGCATTTCAGGCCTGCAGGCATCCTGCGGGAGCACGTTGAGTCGGGACGCCTGGGGCGCAAGAGCGGCAGGGGGTTCTATGATTACTGTTGA
- a CDS encoding phosphopantetheine-binding protein gives MITVEKIRKDIRSYLSRLIRVSEIADDDDLFSTGLISSLFAMQLVLFVEKTYRIRIENEDLARRNFSSIRAVAELITRKLPEEPAQ, from the coding sequence ATGATTACTGTTGAGAAAATAAGAAAGGATATCAGGTCCTATCTTTCAAGACTTATAAGGGTGAGCGAGATTGCCGACGATGACGATCTCTTCTCGACAGGGCTCATAAGCTCCCTTTTTGCCATGCAGCTTGTCCTCTTCGTGGAAAAAACCTACAGGATACGTATTGAGAATGAAGACCTTGCGAGGAGGAATTTTTCATCGATCAGGGCCGTGGCAGAGCTCATCACCAGGAAGCTCCCTGAGGAGCCCGCGCAATGA